Within the Vibrio sp. DW001 genome, the region TAAAGCCTGGGGAGAAAAGTCAAAAGGGATCAATCAACTTTGGTGGGATATGAAACCCTTTACACCAGAGAACTACGGAAAAAACTTAAAACTGGTGTCATACATAGAACGTGATGGTGAGTTCCACTGCGCAACGCCATTGGTTGATTGTTCTGATACGAAGGTTTTTTGCTCGGAGCTAGTTACATGGATAGTGGATCAAATTAATAATCAAAAAAATGAAGGGATGTATGAAGAAATATTGCCTTCAATCATAGAGAATAATTACCCTGAGGAATTGGTTTTATATACCGGTGCTCCAAATTATTCAAAGTGGGGTACGGATAATTTTATTAAAGTGGGTGATAAAGTACATATCGCGGCTTGCGACGCCGAGGTTTTGGATGAAAATGACATTAAAGCGCACTTCAAATCTGGTGACTTAGTTAATAACCAGAATGTAATGACGTTTACACAAGAAATTATTTAGGCATTGTTCTGAAAAAAAAGAGCAATGAAAATAGTTCATTGCTCTGTTCCAATAAAATCCCTACAAGCACAGTTCCGCTGGAACAATATCAACTCTCTCGTCTATCTCGAGTTGACTTTGATAGCCATAACTATGTTCTTTGCACAAAGGAACAACAAAAAGTTTTTCTGAAGTCGGTGTTCTATGTTTGACCAAAACACCATGGTCATGTTTTTCAGTACAATTGACTTCAGAACAATAACAATAATCTTGTGTAGAAAAATGTTTCCAATATTTTAGCCAATGATTTCTAGCTTCTTCGGTAACAGTATCATCTGATATGTTGGTAACGATCATATTTATTATCTCGTGGCTGTGGAACGAGAGCAATGTTATATATTATATCCGACTCAATCTTTGAACTTCGACACACCAATAAACGGAGTTAAAGTATTTAGTGGTGTTATTGATTTAAACGTAAAATTTATTTAGGAAACTAATAAGTGCTCTTAAAAAATTATTTTTATAATAGAATAGCAATTCACTATTTTAGTTGGTGGACGTCGATATATACAATAATATTAATGTGTGTTTTTTTTTGGTTTTTGCGTTGAATACCGTAATTATGTCTATTTTTATATTTATCTAGATTTAATAACTCCTTGTAATCTATGGGTATTGTTTCTTTAAATTCATTTACGCCATTTGTAACATTAAAGAACTACTTTTAAGAGTTTTAAATCACATAACCATTTCTCCTTATATTTAATAATGTTGTTATCAATTAATGATTGATGACGAATTCTCATACTAGCAATTTAGAATGAATACTAATAAATACTAATAAATATTATAGGTAATTCAATGAACATGAAACTCAAAAACGTGATGATGGGTGCTGCTATGGCTTCTATCGCTACAATGCCTCTAAGCAATGCTATTGCTAAAGATTATCCACCAAGAACTATTTCTATGGTTGCACCTTCTGGCGCTGGTGGTGGTTGGGATTTAACGATTCGTACTGTTGCAAAAACACTGAAAGATACCGGTCTTGTTGAATCTAACATGCCTGTTACTAACCGTCCTGGTGGCGGTGGTGCAGTTAACCTCGCTTACATGCAAACCAAAAAGAGCAGTGACAAACTTATTTCAGTTTATTCTCCTCCTATTTTGCTTACAAATCTTACGGGTGCAAGTAAGTACAGCTACCAAGATACAACACCATTAGCTCGTCTAATTACGGACTATGGCGCATTTGTGGTTTCTAAAGACTCTAAATACACATCTATCAATGAAATAATGGAAGCGCTGACGAAAGACCCTAAATCCGTGAAAATTGGTGGTACTTCTTCTGCTGGCTCAATGGATCATATCCAGTTTTTGATTATTGCTAAAGCGGCAGGTGTTCCTAATCTAAGTCAAATCGACTATATCTCATTCCAAGATGGTGGTGCTGTTGCTCAGGTTCTTGGTGGTCACGTTGACCTGATTTCTACTGGTCTTGGTGATGTAACTTCTCTTGTTAAAAGCGGTGATTTACGTGCTTTAGCACATACGGCTGATAAACGTATTGGTGAAGGTTTGGTTGCAGAAATT harbors:
- a CDS encoding tripartite tricarboxylate transporter substrate-binding protein, whose protein sequence is MNMKLKNVMMGAAMASIATMPLSNAIAKDYPPRTISMVAPSGAGGGWDLTIRTVAKTLKDTGLVESNMPVTNRPGGGGAVNLAYMQTKKSSDKLISVYSPPILLTNLTGASKYSYQDTTPLARLITDYGAFVVSKDSKYTSINEIMEALTKDPKSVKIGGTSSAGSMDHIQFLIIAKAAGVPNLSQIDYISFQDGGAVAQVLGGHVDLISTGLGDVTSLVKSGDLRALAHTADKRIGEGLVAEIPTVKEQGIDATFENWRGLFGPKDMPEYAVTFWNKTLKDMVATPEWAEARARNGWDDAYQNGEEFTKFLATTNEQYKAILAEIFAK
- a CDS encoding DUF5718 family protein — translated: MTSSICIGIIGNYFGHLSGAENVQEHPLPNGIFVINKDHEETLTSNGHVMYPKAGSNVDIEPEFVIKFNVAYQNGRLVDLQPLQITIGNDFTIRKLEGSQKISQRKAWGEKSKGINQLWWDMKPFTPENYGKNLKLVSYIERDGEFHCATPLVDCSDTKVFCSELVTWIVDQINNQKNEGMYEEILPSIIENNYPEELVLYTGAPNYSKWGTDNFIKVGDKVHIAACDAEVLDENDIKAHFKSGDLVNNQNVMTFTQEII